A window of uncultured Litoreibacter sp. contains these coding sequences:
- a CDS encoding aminopeptidase P family protein produces the protein MTNLSTRQDFLRFHNGERAPLQFAPAEYDARLAGLRAIMAKAGIDACVLTSMHSVSYYAGFLYCAFGRPYALVVTPTEHVTISAGIDAGQPWRRTHGDNITYTDWGRDNYWKAIRSITGEGRVIGLEGDHLTLTRTDELEAALKPAKKVDVAPACMTQRMMKSEAEIALIREGARIADVGGYAIKDAIKVGTREIDVAMAGRDAMELEIAKSFPDAEYRDTWVWFQSGLNTDGAHNPVTSRKLEHGDILSLNTFPMISGYYTALERTLFVGEVDDASLKIWEANIAAHELGISLLKAGSTCAQVTAGVNAFFEERDLLQYRSFGYGHSFGVLSHYYGREAGLELREDIDTELQVGHVISMEPMLTIPHGAPGAGGYREHDILVITEDGNENITGYPYGPAFNVIR, from the coding sequence TCAAGATTTTCTGCGCTTTCACAATGGGGAACGCGCGCCTTTGCAGTTTGCCCCGGCCGAGTATGATGCCCGGCTGGCGGGCCTGCGTGCCATCATGGCAAAAGCGGGCATCGACGCTTGCGTCCTGACGTCCATGCATTCCGTCAGCTACTACGCTGGGTTTTTGTACTGCGCCTTCGGGCGGCCCTACGCTTTGGTGGTCACCCCGACCGAGCATGTTACCATCAGCGCGGGCATCGACGCGGGCCAGCCATGGCGTCGCACCCATGGCGACAACATCACCTACACCGACTGGGGCCGCGACAATTACTGGAAGGCGATCCGGTCGATCACTGGCGAAGGCCGCGTGATCGGCCTTGAGGGCGACCACCTGACCCTGACCCGCACCGATGAGTTGGAGGCGGCGCTGAAGCCCGCCAAGAAGGTTGATGTGGCCCCGGCTTGCATGACGCAGCGTATGATGAAGTCGGAGGCTGAGATTGCGCTGATCCGAGAGGGCGCGCGCATCGCTGATGTCGGCGGCTACGCCATCAAAGACGCCATCAAGGTCGGCACCCGAGAGATTGACGTGGCCATGGCGGGCCGCGACGCCATGGAATTGGAAATCGCCAAATCCTTCCCCGACGCCGAATACCGCGACACTTGGGTCTGGTTCCAATCCGGCCTGAACACCGACGGGGCGCATAACCCGGTGACATCCCGCAAGCTGGAACATGGCGACATCCTGTCGCTCAACACCTTCCCGATGATCTCCGGCTATTACACCGCGCTGGAACGCACCCTGTTTGTCGGCGAAGTCGACGACGCCTCGCTGAAGATATGGGAGGCCAATATCGCGGCGCATGAACTGGGCATCTCGCTGCTCAAAGCCGGGTCCACCTGCGCGCAAGTCACCGCTGGGGTGAACGCGTTCTTTGAGGAACGCGATCTGCTGCAATACCGCTCCTTCGGGTACGGGCACAGCTTCGGGGTGCTGTCGCATTACTACGGGCGGGAGGCCGGGCTGGAGCTGCGCGAGGATATCGACACGGAGCTGCAGGTGGGCCACGTGATTTCCATGGAGCCGATGCTGACCATCCCGCATGGGGCACCCGGCGCGGGGGGCTACCGCGAGCATGACATTCTGGTCATCACCGAGGACGGCAACGAGAACATCACAGGCTATCCCTACGGCCCCGCCTTCAACGTCATTCGTTAA
- a CDS encoding ATP-binding protein, translating into MSQSADFMELKEDDIRAHYAAATAMLEGVDHTPRIAKAKEAPAAERSSGIGTRRRFRSTTPGLVTRSTARPEGVRLIERIEGVGDDALPSALQATTLQALRRALAIGLTVGDQFSDATGLAELKRENLEGRLSDSKKAEFTDLLAAEALAVLFSFANAASYLLASHATETTVEIGGVEEVLTDNAQLALHGALWELDQDLAIFADEDAKTVATLLAFTEQLMEKASLRAANTPRLEPFNQASYRVEADDLTINGFTPARAAKGSKLTMTFKKPNEVVGNHIAKYQSMKLAKMVMAYDFERKLNPFADLGGFIFTFMGDGAPGTGKTTLIQMMAGLMSGYCETAGYPFRYQNLSTDNIDSYQGKSGQNAKAFINNVIDPNVIGFGTIDDIDQLAGKRGDRQSSAGQLEITAVLMESFAGANTVVRGNCTFGMFSNYPENVDDALRQRAGARFLVDGPQTRDDYVDILNLLMGKNHDIPLGDFEPFAAQEIKKAVAASFDSHAKPHEEGLLKVFDKVSGEIGELDTINKLGTYLKGIQEADHRFTGRAIKNITDAVKVRAMDFELPDEWMEEPDLFLFKDYETKLGMIKELRQPITVEMVIQEINRYADSEFRYADKSDEVAVANMVREYGLTEEAKRRYLESKG; encoded by the coding sequence ATGAGCCAATCAGCCGATTTCATGGAGTTGAAAGAAGACGACATCCGCGCGCATTACGCCGCCGCGACCGCCATGCTGGAAGGCGTCGACCACACGCCGCGCATCGCCAAAGCCAAGGAAGCCCCCGCTGCCGAACGTTCAAGTGGCATCGGCACCCGCCGCCGCTTCCGGTCTACCACGCCCGGCCTTGTTACGCGCTCGACCGCGCGCCCCGAAGGCGTGCGGCTGATCGAACGCATCGAAGGGGTGGGCGACGACGCGCTGCCCTCCGCCCTGCAAGCCACGACGCTACAAGCCCTGCGCCGCGCCTTGGCGATTGGCCTGACCGTTGGCGACCAGTTCAGCGACGCCACTGGCTTGGCCGAACTCAAACGCGAGAACCTCGAAGGCCGCCTGTCTGACAGCAAAAAGGCGGAATTCACCGACCTGCTTGCCGCCGAAGCGCTTGCCGTGCTCTTCTCCTTCGCCAATGCCGCGTCCTACCTTTTGGCCAGCCACGCCACGGAAACCACGGTTGAGATCGGCGGCGTCGAGGAGGTGCTGACCGACAACGCCCAACTCGCCCTGCACGGCGCGTTGTGGGAGCTGGACCAGGATCTCGCAATCTTCGCCGACGAGGACGCCAAGACCGTGGCAACGCTGCTGGCCTTCACCGAGCAGCTGATGGAAAAGGCGTCCTTGCGCGCCGCCAACACGCCCCGCTTGGAACCGTTCAACCAGGCCTCTTACCGCGTGGAAGCGGATGATCTGACCATCAACGGCTTCACCCCCGCCCGCGCGGCGAAGGGGTCGAAGCTGACCATGACCTTCAAAAAACCCAACGAGGTCGTCGGCAACCACATCGCCAAATACCAGTCCATGAAGCTGGCCAAAATGGTCATGGCCTATGATTTCGAGCGTAAGCTGAACCCCTTCGCCGACCTCGGCGGCTTCATCTTCACCTTCATGGGCGACGGCGCGCCGGGTACGGGCAAAACCACGCTGATCCAGATGATGGCGGGGCTGATGTCGGGCTATTGCGAGACCGCGGGCTACCCGTTCCGCTACCAAAACCTGTCCACCGACAACATCGACAGCTACCAAGGCAAATCCGGCCAGAACGCCAAGGCCTTCATCAACAACGTCATCGACCCGAACGTTATTGGCTTTGGCACCATCGACGACATCGACCAGCTTGCGGGCAAACGTGGCGACCGCCAATCCTCAGCCGGCCAGCTGGAGATTACGGCGGTGCTTATGGAAAGCTTCGCCGGCGCGAACACCGTGGTGCGCGGCAACTGCACCTTTGGGATGTTCTCCAACTACCCCGAAAACGTGGACGATGCGTTAAGGCAACGGGCCGGCGCGCGCTTCCTCGTCGACGGCCCCCAAACCCGCGACGACTATGTCGACATCCTCAACCTGCTGATGGGCAAAAACCACGACATCCCGCTGGGCGATTTCGAACCCTTCGCTGCCCAAGAAATCAAAAAAGCCGTCGCCGCGTCCTTCGACAGCCACGCCAAACCGCATGAGGAAGGCCTGTTGAAGGTCTTCGACAAGGTCTCCGGTGAAATCGGCGAATTGGACACGATCAACAAGCTCGGCACCTACCTCAAAGGCATTCAGGAGGCCGACCACCGTTTCACCGGCCGCGCCATCAAGAACATCACCGACGCCGTCAAAGTCCGCGCGATGGACTTCGAGCTGCCCGACGAATGGATGGAGGAACCCGACCTGTTCCTGTTCAAGGATTACGAAACCAAGCTCGGCATGATCAAAGAGCTGCGCCAGCCCATCACGGTCGAAATGGTCATCCAGGAAATCAACCGCTACGCGGATTCCGAGTTCCGGTATGCGGATAAGTCGGATGAAGTAGCGGTTGCCAATATGGTGCGCGAGTATGGCCTCACCGAAGAGGCGAAGCGGCGGTATTTGGAGAGTAAGGGGTAG